A portion of the Xiphias gladius isolate SHS-SW01 ecotype Sanya breed wild unplaced genomic scaffold, ASM1685928v1 HiC_scaffold_1478, whole genome shotgun sequence genome contains these proteins:
- the serpine1 gene encoding plasminogen activator inhibitor 1 translates to MLCIYIFLLLTLSRVGLGSLQNKQTDFGLKVFFQLGQGSVDKNVAFSPYGMASVLSMAQLGAAGNTLKVLTTTMGFSLQERGMSRQQRLLQRDLSSEKGVEIASGVMVERKMSLEKGYRRALAKAFQAHPHQVDFTNPDQAVIIINSWVSDHTAGAIPEFLASGSLNDETRLVLLNALNFQGLWKVPFDPTLTQERMFHCANGSTVPVHMMRLTNHFNYGEFVTTDGVDYDVIELPYEGDSLSMLLVSPFEPEVPLSMLSADLSSQRIQQWRAELRKVKRQLAMPRFTLNSEVNLKTALLNMGLEHMFSLATADFTRITTDERLCVSKVLQRVKIEVNEQGTKGAAATAAVMFSRMAVEEITLDRPFLFLIQHKHTGAVLFMGQFNQPQQQ, encoded by the exons ATgctttgcatttacattttcctgCTGCTGACCCTGAGCAGAGTGGGGCTTGGCTCCCTGCAGAATAAACAGACTGATTTTGGCCTGAAAGTCTTCTTCCAGCTGGGCCAGGGCTCTGTGGACAAGAACGTGGCCTTCTCCCCTTATGGCATGGCCTCTGTCCTGTCCATGGCTCAGCTTGGTGCTGCCGGAAACACACTTAAGGTCTTAACTACTACTATGGGCTTTTCTCTGCAAG AGCGAGGGATGTCACGGCAGCAGCGTCTCCTGCAGCGGGATCTGTCCAGTGAGAAGGGGGTGGAGATAGCCAGCGGTGTGATGGTGGAGAGGAAAATGAGCCTGGAGAAGGGATACCGCCGGGCCCTGGCCAAGGCCTTCCAGGCCCACCCTCACCAGGTAGACTTTACTAATCCAGACCAGgcagtcatcatcatcaactcATGGGTCTCAGACCACACTGCAG GTGCCATCCCTGAGTTCTTGGCATCTGGATCTCTGAATGATGAGACCCGCCTGGTCCTCCTTAATGCCCTCAACTTCCAGGGCCTCTGGAAAGTTCCCTTTGACCCAACACTGACACAGGAGAGGATGTTCCATTGTGCCAATGGCAGCACTGTGCCCGTGCACATGATGAGACTCACAAACCACTTCAACTATG GTGAGTTTGTAACTACTGACGGGGTGGACTATGATGTCATTGAGCTCCCATATGAGGGTGACTCACTCAGCATGCTCCTAGTGTCACCATTTGAGCCTGAAGTTCCACTGAGCATGCTCAGTGCAGATCTGAGCAGCCAGAGGATTCAGCAGTGGAGGGCAGAACTGAGGAAGGTCAAGAGGCAGCTGGCCATGCCCAG gtTCACTCTGAACTCTGAGGTGAACTTGAAGACTGCTCTGCTTAACATGGGTCTGGAACACATGTTCAGCCTAGCTACTGCTGACTTCACACGGATCACCA CTGATGAAAGGCTGTGTGTGTCGAAGGTCCTCCAGAGAGTGAAGATTGAGGTGAATGAGCAAGGAACCAagggagcagcagcaacag CTGCTGTCATGTTTTCTCGTATGGCAGTGGAGGAGATCACTCTGGACCGACcgttcctcttcctcatccaacacaaacacacag GTGCTGTTTTGTTCATGGGTCAGTTCAACCAGCCTCAGCAACAATGA